CAGGCTCTTTAGTGCGtgttaagaaagaaagaggagacagacgTGCACTTACAAAGGTGCGTCCTTGCAAACAACTCCTCCAGCATCTTCCCTCTGAGAGACAGTTCTGCTCCATTAACACCGAGACCACCGAATACATCAGCAGACTTCTTGCTGAACGACTTCCCGTTTTTATTCGCCCAGCATCGTACCGCCTGAGCTGTGGTATGTTGCTCTCTACACATCCACCTACAGCAGCACTGCACCTGTTTGAGCAGGCACACGTGTACATgtacacaaaaagaaataaactgcCGTCACTCGGGTTGAACAGTCCCCTCTTCCAGAAGCaggtttaaagctgcatttctcGCGCATGTAAACATGGACTTTGTGGCGCTTGAATCACAGTTTACATAAAGATGAGTACTCCCAAGAAAACACAGTGAGTCATTTCATTCGCCACTCCTCACCTCTATTTCTTGCTAATGAATCCTGCAGAGAGGCCGTGGACTTCCTCACTTGTTATTGTCTATATACCTGTCAACTGCTGGTTCCTGGAACATCCCTGCAGACTCAGGGCCGCTGACTCCTTGTTGTTATTGTTCATCACGGCTCCGTGCAGGGGAGgtgctgcaacaacaacacaatgtttgcctttttttttttttttttttttgcttatttccTTATTCAGAATTTGCAACCATGTGAAAAAATCCTGATGCAAGTTAAGTAAACCACAGCCTTACTGTCAGACATGATCCAGTGATATAACATATTTAACTGGTAACCAACTGGCATTAGCCAAGTAGAATGGCGTTCTTATCTTTTACCCTTCTTCTTTTACAACGCATACCACCCTTGTGAAGGCAAACCTTGAGTTCACCAGTCCGTTGATCAATCCTTCAATCCTTCATGCTGTTTAGAGCGGCAGCACCGCAGAGGGGACAGAAGATAGAGACATGTACCCTCAAACCAGATCTGGCACAGTGTTGTTGTAGATGCATCTGTAAGAATCATGTCTAAAAAAGGACACCAGTTTTAAAGGTTAACAAAAGAGACTAGGGCTAGGCAATACAGCAATGAATTTAGTCTACATCGTGAAGTTTTTTTTGGTGCACAAAGTAGCATCTGACGAAAAGTGAagttactttattgatccctgcagggaGATTTGTTCTCTGCATCCTAAGTATTAGGAGCCACTGTGCAGCACCTGGGGACCAACTCCAGTTCTAAGCCAGCGCCTCGATCAAGGCAACTGAAAGGAGACTTTACCTAGCAAACATGCTTTCGATGGCTGGTGCACAAAGACGATACAAACATGGAAATGcaaacttcacacagaaagGAAGTGTCCAGACCAGGATTTGAACCCCAGACCTTCTTGGCCTTGAGCTAAATACAAAATGAATCTGTAAAAAATGTTGATACAAGATATGAAAATCATGCACAGAGAGATTATATTTTTGACTATGGCTCAGCCCTAAGAGGGCCCTGTGCATGTGGAGGAAGCCACTGACATCTTTCGAACAATTAGTAGTTTTGGTTTTCAAGAATCACCCTCATCACCAACTAGTGTATTTCACCAGCCTCTTTTTTTGACTTGACTGCTTTCCTTAGCGTGTGCAGAGCAAGCCGAGATGAACCTGAGAAAGATGTCAGATGTCAGACAataacacactgcagagagctgagctgagaaAACGTGTTCAGCACCGACTAAAACCATGTGACAAACCTGCAGAATCACACCGACGTCTGACAGCTTGCAACGTGGCCGGACCCACGTGGACGAGGCGAGCACATGCGGGACCACCACGACCTGTTGCACAtcaggctgcagctggatgCAGAGAGTGCCACCtacaggaagctgcaggaggGGGAGATGAAGACGCGCCACGAAGGCCGGAAGGACTCAAAAGACATCATTGAGCCACACTGTTGTACCGGCTGAACTGGGAAGGCTAATGTGGTTTATTTGGAGTTaatccaacacacactgtcttttcatgggatttgttgacaattagAACAAAATACAATAATGCCAGACTTATTGTTAAAAGTGGATCAACATTTGACTTTTCTATTTCAATATGATAAAAGTTAATCCATCACAGTCGTCACAAGACTTCATCACTCCACCACTAAACCGTCGTCTCAACTCACTGACCACTGCCTGAATCACACCCACTCTGTTGTAATCCCTTGAAAATATGTGAATCTACAACTGTCTTTCTTTGTTAAGGGCAGCTTTAAACCTCGTCTCCTTCTCCATATTTCACACAGGAGATCAAACTTTATGCCCCTCACCATCCCTCCTGCTTTCTTTTAACAACCCGGTATGGCTGAGATTTCAATCTACAAAAAATAACTATAAAACTGACTTCACTGCCTCTAAAGACGCCCACTGAACAACCTATAAGCTTTATGTAATAGAACTGACAATCATACGTATATGTAAAAAGGCTATTTAATGAAGCATTagaaattattttacatttttatcatgGTGGGAATATCTCAGACCTTATGTTACTGAGCTTTACTGTtcaacacacatgcattgttgatgtaaaacaaagagaactctgtcatttatttttctctgtttaagcATATAATATTGATGGCATATTCACGGCAGTGTTGACTGACACTTCCAACAACAGTATCCATTTGTCAAACGCCTACATGAGAGCATTTGACAACATGGTGTCCATTCCCGACAGCTATTTCTCcaacaatataaaatatgtgTTGCGACAAGGAAGTTGATTTATCCTCACGAttaaaaaatgatgcacaaCGTTCGCAGTTCCACAGATTTCAACCTTGTACAGGTTGTTATCCACCGCTGGAGATGTCCATTTGACAGGGAACAGGTAATggagagaagagatggagacTGAGactccttcacttcctcttcctcctcttcagggtCTTCCACTCTCCCTCCTGAGTGGCCAAACTGCCAAAGAGTTCCTtcaccttcctctttctctctgcgtctctgaaaacacagaacGAGTGAAAAGTTGGCGGCTTTTGCTGACAGAATCatttcacagaaacattttgctttGACGCTGCGTGCTGTCCCCACCTGTTCATGACCTCGTTGAGCTTCTCTCTGGCCAGGAAGCGCGAGTCCTTCCTGATCTCCCTCAGAGCGCCCTTGAACTCCTTCTTGTACTTGTGCTTCAAtcgctccttctctctctcctctcggGTGCTGCCGCGCTTCTTTCCGTAGTCCAACCTGACGAACGGTAAAGAAGCAAATTAGACGTTTACGAGATGAACTAGCAGGACATTTGCATGCTTCATCTCAGATGCTGGATGGCATTAATTAATTTGGTTAAAAACAGACTTCTACTTACACTTCAACGATCTTTGGCGTGAGCAGCTTCAGAGGAACGGGCTTCTTCTTCTCTAAAACCAGCCGACTACGAGTCACAGGAGCGCTGCTGATGGTCTCCAGGATCTCACTGTGAAGCTcctgcaacaaaacaatgaaCACTGTCATTACGGAGTAATActttgagacagagagagagagagacctcgCTGCGTCAAACCCTCTCTGGCACCGACCTTTAAAAGCTCTGGTAACGGCTGGGCCAAAAGGTGTTTGGAAAGCAGCATTCTTATTGGCTGGAAGATGCATGTGAAGGACATGAGGTCTTTGTAGAGCAGGCAGCACCGCTTCACCAGGTCCAGGCAAGTAGACAGACACATCAACCTGCCGAGAAATGCATAAACATGGATGAACATTTTAGGATTAGTACAgcagtatttttaaaagaaagctaaaaacgtatcccttcactttagcctttaactagctatgACTTCCTGCCACAGGCCTGAAACTGCTgcacttatgcactgctgcCATGCTAGcctctctgtgaggctgtgtgttgagctaaatgctaacatcagcacgcTAACATATTCTCACAATGACAACGCGAGCAGGTGTCGTTTTCACCGTGTTCACcctcttagcttagcatgctaacatgctaccaTGCGGGATTTAGccttaaacacaaagtgcagcttaGCCTGCTCACTGCTTTTGGTCATAGTAtagtatttggtcataaagcaCTGACTGTGTATAAAGATGGATGACATGACAGCTCCTCAAGTGAAGCTAAATCATCTcgatcgccccctggtggcccGCAGTATAGGTCATAAATTCCACCACCTCCACATTAGCTAAAGACTGATTTTTCATCAGATGGTTTCTGCTGTATAAAAGTGGGGTAATGTCGTGATTGACAGCTGACCATGACCTGCAATTGAGTGAAACAGGTGTATGGGTGGGACCACGATACTGTGGCTCCATCCATGGAAGGCTTTATTTTTGCACAGCGGGAGGAAGTATTGGATTAATTATCCTTTTGATCTGACGGaggtgctggatgaaaagtcagaggatcaccaaagatgaactgattaaCAAACCGACAAGccaacattgccatccctaCAGCCATGACTCTGACCATATCCAGACGACAAAGGGAACAGTGAGTTTTGATAAGTGAGTCTTGCGTCAGTGGCCTGCAccagtcaccagatatcaacCTGACTGAGCGTAACTGGACATTTTGCTGCGCACATCAAGTACCCATGATAAGATCATGTTATTCTGAAGGCCGGAAGTGGCGCAAAACATGACGAGAAGGCAGACACTTTGACTCTGTCCTTCTCTTCCAATAGGCTGCATCACAGTGGAAGtaaacacagctgctggtgtcaACGTGTCACTGTGAGGCCTGAAGGAATGCAGAAATTAGAATATGAGTGTGCACTCAGATGTGAGGAGCAGGAGTCACGTCCAGAGACTGGACCAGATCGGACCTCCAGGCAAGGTATTCTCAACTTTATCTACTGACAAGGTATTTAGGGTGTGAGTCATGATTAATTAAAACAAGGTAAAATAactgctgctttcaaatgaaTACATTAGGCCTGGGCGATATGCGCGGTCCATTAGACACGTCCTCAAAAGCAACGAATGTTCGCTAGTTTTActtaaatgcattaaatttaAACCACCACAGGAGCACGAATATACACTGACTCATAACCAGCCTATCACAAGTGGCGGGCAAATAGCCAATCATTTACCGGGTGTGTTGTATGGCTGCACTATCGCTGTgtgacagaacagaaacagtgagTGAGAAAATGAGCGCAGATAATAAGGAGCTCTTAATACAAAAGGATGCCCAGCTCGCCAGTATCAAGCCTTTCAGGGCTTCACATAATAACTGGACTAGGCGGCAATATTGGACCACCGCTTGCATTCAGCAGCTACTGTTGAGCAGCCTTGCTGTTTATTAGTTTCATAATCATCCTcagagtttcagttttattagtGAGCAATAATAACATGAAGATCTTCAAAGTCAATTAGAGAAGCACAGTGATGACAGCCACAGAACAAATTTGCAAGTCCTTACACTCTTTGcttcaataataaaaaatattttcttaatCATAAAGCTAAAATGTTAAAAGGAAAAGTGGTTAAATTCAAAGCAGCATGGATTAATTCACAATAATGTGCTTAAATTCAACCTGGCCTGTATTAAATACAGGtcgtcattattattattattattgctgaaTTGAACTTATTTTTTCAGCTGTACAAATCATCCAGctaatgattaaaaacaaaaaaagctgagCTATTTTTAATTCATAATGTTCGTAACCAATATTAGGCACACAAATGGTTAAATTGGGGGTATTATGTTTAGGCTTTGTGACTCATAGGTCTACTTTTCTTTTACAAACATAACCaatgaataaaatgcaaagaCACTCCCAACATAACTGCGAGTCAGAGTCGTTTATGTCATGTTGTGAGCAATAATTTTGGTTGagtacaaataaaaatgtatattctCACAAACTGTGCGCACTCGTGGTCGGCCGAAGCCTGTTTGCAAGCTTCGCAGTGTGCCCACacaccagctgctgtgtgaaaccACGCTGGCGACTCATCAGAATCACACAAGTGGATGCATCAGCTCCGAGCCTCACAGTCTGCACAGGTAAACACAGTGTGATGGTTTATCTTAGGTGTTCATACGCGTACAGGGGAGGTCATTAATGCACGCCATCATCACGTGTTCATTCTTTATCAGCGGGACATGATAGTCTTTGTGAAAAAGCAGCTGTGAAAAGGAGAGGCTCTCTGTTAGTGCAGATCATCTTTCCTTCCCGTGTATAAAGGTAATTAAATCAGTCTCGCTTTATCTCTTCCTGTCTTGCCGTTTCATTTTTTGGTGGTCTTATATTCTGGTCCAAACATGAACATGAGAAGCTGTGTAAAGACAAGAGTGTTTCTCACTCtttatctccctccctctcttcccgCTGGGCCTATAATTGTCACCAGGCAAGTGTTCACTGCTGGTATTATTACATGGAAGTGTTACCGACTAGATCTGTTGTTTCTGAATGCCACATCTGTGGGGGTCAACTGTATGCACACAATGCGTCTGGGGTCACCTGTTCTGCCTTAAATTTTGAAATCATCTTGGGAATTAGAGCAATGCTCCTGGCATTAAAAGCCTTCTGGCAAGCCTGGATAGGTTCACATATTTTAAGCCTTTCTCAAAACATTACTCACATTCCCACATTACATTTAAGGACGTATTAGTTTAATCATACCTCTTATCTACATAGGCTGTGAAGACATCCCGTCCTAATGTTTCTCAAGTGGAAGAGATGTAGGACAAAATCTACAGTCCTCATTCTGCAAGTTCAACTAAGACGAGGTGGAGGTCTAGTTAAACTAGTGGCTAATTTTGTGTAATGATATACTTGTAAAAATGTGACTCTCTGAACAACAAGCCGGTTTTAGCCGGTTTTTCTGTCCCTCCCGGTGTGCTCCCCCTTCCCCTCCTACCTATGGTGATCTCTGTCCAGGTCATTTTTGAGCTCCAGGTGTTGGGTTGATGACAGCGGAAGGCTTTTCTTGCTCCAGCTCTTGCAGGACTCAGAGTCCGACAGCACCAGCAGATCGCTGCTCTTCCCTGACGGCCTAAAGGGCGGCACCACAGTGTaacctgcaacacaaagccACAATCTGTCTGCTCGGTATCACCTTACGAATGCTGGCCCCGAAACATGCACGATAGACTTGTGGACAGCTACCTATAGAGGTCTTGTCCTGCACGGCCAGGTGCAGCGTTCCAGCCAGGAAGTTGACGAGCTCAGGCAGGAAGCGCTTTGAAAAAGAGACGTACTCCACTGCCAGACAGCACAGCACTAAACCTGATGTCACGTCCTGTAATGATCTCACTGGACACTAAGGACGTACAAATcgaggacaaaaacacacacaggtgtaattaTGGCATTAGTGTTGAATTCATTCATCCAGTGGTGTTGATTTTGGGGTAATTAAACAGGAGATTCACAACATAACAGagtctcagctgcagctctggaaagaaaacaacagtgtAACTTCATACAGCTGCTATGATCTGAAAAACCCATAATGACTAACGAGAGGATGAGCGCTGGATTCAAACAGAATGAGAGATGGTGAAAGCCCATTAGAggtcccacacaaacacatacacagaggcAGGCTGGCGGGCGAGAACAGTCGAACCCCTTCTAACAACACAGAGGATAACAAGCACGCTGTGCGTACCTTGGTGAGAGCCTGGCTGATGTAAAGCAGCGCTGGAGTGGTAACAGGGTGTCTGAAGTCAGAGGTAGGAAACAGCTGGGCCGTCACCTTCAGGTAGATCAGcttgaaacacaaaaacaaacatgctggaGCTGAATTTATCACAtagagaagaaagaaggagcAACAATATTCTCATTTTATACCAAGATCACAGGCACATTTCGCTCTGGGGATGAGGGTGGGGGGCACATCTCGCTGACTTTTCAAAATCCTATTGTTCTGATGCATTTGCCCTGGGTTCTGCCTCTCAGGCTGTATACAGGTTGCCCTATCTTCCTAGTAGATGCTGCCGGGTCTTTATGCCTGAAATATGCACTTTTTCCGTCTCTACATATATTTTGGGTAAAAAGTTTAGCATGTGTCTTTCGGATGTATCTATGAAGTACAACATTATCTCTCAGTTTCTTCTGAAACCACATCTGCATCCTTGATCAAGAGCAACTGTGAATGATCTCTAATATCTCGTTCAACCCTGGTGAACATTTGACATGTTCATGGCATTCACTGCAAATGATCCCATACCATGTCTAGTGCTGGGAAAGCAACGTGCCCTTTGACCTCTAGCGCCTCCTCCATGCTATGGCCGGCGTCTCCGAGGATGCTCTGCACAGCCTTACAGGCTGCTTCCGGAAACATCTGACACAAAGCATACAACTCTctacagagacaaaaacacagcaggaatgAACAAGTCAGTCCAGTTTCCAGGACTAAATATTTGAATGAGGAGGTAAACGTGAGAGAAAAAGCTACTTTTTGAACTCACGGTATGAGCTTATCTACGGTGGTGAGTTCAGGGGGACTCCTGGTGGCCAGTTCTCCAATGTACTCCAACAGAAAGCCAAACAGTTtctgagacaaacacagatCATATTCTCAGTTCATACAACACTGAATGCAACCTAAAACTGGCTAAAGAGACAGAAGCATCACACTAATCTCAATCACACTCCATGTTCGTACCTGCAGTTTGAGCTTATTGCCTACAGCCAAACTGGGATGGTTGCACTTCTGAGTCCTGGCCACAATGAGGCGCTGGTTGTCAGGGGTGTGACCATGGAGCAAATCTTTCAGGTCACTGTAGCTCTCTGGAGCTACGAGAGGGAGAAACGCAGAATATAAGTGAAACAGATACAGCTGCaacgattgattgattgattagttgTGAAATACTGAATCGATCGCCAAATATTctgtttattgattaattggttCGATTAATTCTATGATcccagcttcttaaatgtgaatattttctggttcttTGCTCCTTGATGACAgttaactgaatatttttgggttgtggacaaaacaggacatttgaGGACGagggctttgggaaacactgatcaacgtttttcattattttttgacaTCTTATGaaccaaacaactaatcgattaatcaacaatgaaagTAATTactagttgcagccctaaaaaCAGATTAAAGGTAAAAGtatctttcatttttaacatcagGGTATGCGTCAGATTAAGGTCAGATTTTATTGATGCAGGACCTGGGAGTAGTTCCAGacgtttgttctgtgtgttgttACCAGTGAATGTGTACGGGAGCTCCGCTTTAGCCGCCTCCTGCTGAgccttcatctcctctttaGTCAGACTCTTTTTTGGTTTGGCACTGGtctcttcatcctcctgttttctttcctcatccTCGCTTTCCTGCTCGGACTCCAGGTCTGAGTGaccatcttcttcttcactgctgccctcctgtccctcttcttcttcttcttcttcttcctcctcctcctcctcgtcctccccctcctcttcttcctcttcctcttcctgatcctgatcctcctcctcctcctcctcctcctcctcctcctgatctTCCTCAGACTCCTCTCCAATGTTCCATTTTCCATCCTGGGCACATGAAAGAAATGCGGGTTAAACACATCCTGTATTAACACATAAACCAATAATAGAATTAAGAAATAAACCTCTTCTCTCTTACCTGGTAAGCCAGAGTCTTCTTGTCCTCCTTATCCAGGATGAAGCCATCATTGAGGTCATCAGCAGACATGTGGACCTGACTCTGTGCACTGTCCCCGACTTCAtctcccatcatcctcctcagACGGTCAGCCTGGAGAGAGCAAAAGCAATGAACTGTCACACAGAGCATTAAgatcaaacagataaaaaaaatgtaataataacaaGACGTTGTTCGCATTTGAGATGAAAATGTTCACTGCGAACATACTTCTAgtttctgcagcttctccttCGCCTCCCGGGCGAGCTCCTCCTGGGTTTTCATCTTCTCCGAGGGCTGAGCCTTCATCTCAAAGCCCAGCTCTCTGACCATCATGTCATACACC
The Chelmon rostratus isolate fCheRos1 chromosome 19, fCheRos1.pri, whole genome shotgun sequence DNA segment above includes these coding regions:
- the nop14 gene encoding nucleolar protein 14 → MGKAPKKRSLADKVRKTKTSTEIKNNPFEVKTNRKKFDVLGRKTKHDVGLPGVSRSKAINKRKETLLKEYKQKNKSNKLIDRRFGEYDTNMAPEDKILQRFAMERQRVHEKKDVYNLNEEEELTHYGQSLAEMEKFNDTVHSDDESEEKGLLSAELTASHFGGGGGGLLKKKASGDQQEEDGSPRAKSRQELIEELIQKSKQEKRERQVQKEEAQELTEKLDQEWKSIQALMVKKTPKAECADNPEEKPKVEVYDMMVRELGFEMKAQPSEKMKTQEELAREAKEKLQKLEADRLRRMMGDEVGDSAQSQVHMSADDLNDGFILDKEDKKTLAYQDGKWNIGEESEEDQEEEEEEEEEEDQDQEEEEEEEEGEDEEEEEEEEEEEEEGQEGSSEEEDGHSDLESEQESEDEERKQEDEETSAKPKKSLTKEEMKAQQEAAKAELPYTFTAPESYSDLKDLLHGHTPDNQRLIVARTQKCNHPSLAVGNKLKLQKLFGFLLEYIGELATRSPPELTTVDKLIPELYALCQMFPEAACKAVQSILGDAGHSMEEALEVKGHVAFPALDMLIYLKVTAQLFPTSDFRHPVTTPALLYISQALTKCPVRSLQDVTSGLVLCCLAVEYVSFSKRFLPELVNFLAGTLHLAVQDKTSIGYTVVPPFRPSGKSSDLLVLSDSESCKSWSKKSLPLSSTQHLELKNDLDRDHHRLMCLSTCLDLVKRCCLLYKDLMSFTCIFQPIRMLLSKHLLAQPLPELLKELHSEILETISSAPVTRSRLVLEKKKPVPLKLLTPKIVEVLDYGKKRGSTREEREKERLKHKYKKEFKGALREIRKDSRFLAREKLNEVMNRDAERKRKVKELFGSLATQEGEWKTLKRRKRK